One genomic region from Jilunia laotingensis encodes:
- the mutA gene encoding methylmalonyl-CoA mutase small subunit produces the protein MADSKEKLFSDFSPVSTEQWMEKVTADLKGADFEKKLVWKTNEGFKVKPFYRMEDLEGLKTTDALPGEFPYLRGTKKNNNEWFVRQEIKVECPKEANAKALDILNKGIDSLSFHVKASDLNAEYIETLLKDICAECVELNFATCQGHVVELANLLVAYFQKKDYDLTKLQGSINYDYFDKMLAKGKEKGDMVQTAKALIEATAQLPKYRVLNVNALTLNNAGAYISQELGYALAWGNEYMTQLTEAGLPAALVAKKIKFNFGISSNYFLEIAKFRAARMLWANIVASYNPECLRDCENKGPKGECRCAAKMRIHAETSTFNLTLFDAHVNLLRTQTEAMSAALGGVDSMTVVPFDKTYETPDDFSERLARNQQLLLKEESHFDKVIDPAAGSYYIENLTVSIAKQAWELFLSVEEKGGFYAAVKAGTVQAAVNESNKARHKAVAQRREILLGTNQFPNFNEKAGDKRPVEAKCCCGGHDTCEKDVATLNFDRAASEFEALRLETEASGKRPKAFMLTIGNLAMRQARAQYSCNFLACAGYEVVDNLGFETVEAGVEAAMAAKADIVVICSSDDEYAQYAIPAFNALNGRALFIVAGNPECAEELKAAGIENFIHVRVNVLETLKEFNAKLLK, from the coding sequence ATGGCAGACAGTAAAGAAAAACTCTTCTCTGATTTTTCTCCCGTTTCTACCGAACAGTGGATGGAGAAAGTGACAGCCGACCTAAAGGGCGCTGATTTTGAGAAGAAACTCGTTTGGAAAACAAACGAAGGCTTCAAGGTAAAACCTTTCTATCGAATGGAAGATTTGGAAGGGCTGAAAACGACCGATGCTCTTCCCGGAGAATTTCCTTATTTAAGGGGCACTAAGAAAAACAACAATGAGTGGTTCGTTCGTCAGGAAATTAAAGTAGAATGTCCGAAAGAAGCTAATGCAAAGGCGTTGGATATCTTGAATAAAGGTATTGATTCTCTTTCCTTCCATGTAAAAGCATCCGATCTGAATGCCGAGTACATCGAAACTTTATTGAAAGATATTTGTGCGGAATGTGTAGAGCTAAACTTTGCTACTTGTCAGGGGCATGTGGTTGAACTGGCTAATCTATTAGTTGCTTATTTCCAGAAGAAAGATTATGATTTGACAAAACTGCAAGGTTCTATCAATTATGACTACTTCGATAAGATGTTGGCCAAAGGCAAGGAAAAGGGTGATATGGTACAGACAGCGAAAGCTTTGATTGAAGCCACTGCCCAGTTGCCGAAATATCGTGTGCTGAATGTCAATGCCTTGACGTTGAATAATGCCGGTGCTTACATCTCTCAAGAATTGGGATATGCACTCGCATGGGGAAATGAATATATGACCCAGTTGACCGAAGCCGGACTTCCTGCTGCACTTGTTGCCAAGAAGATTAAATTCAATTTCGGTATCAGTTCCAATTACTTCCTTGAGATCGCTAAGTTCCGTGCTGCCCGTATGTTGTGGGCAAATATCGTGGCTTCATACAATCCTGAATGTCTACGCGATTGCGAGAACAAAGGCCCGAAGGGTGAATGCCGTTGTGCTGCCAAGATGCGGATACATGCAGAAACTTCTACTTTTAACCTGACTTTGTTTGATGCGCATGTTAATCTGTTACGTACACAGACTGAAGCCATGTCGGCTGCATTAGGCGGTGTGGATTCCATGACGGTTGTTCCTTTCGATAAGACATATGAGACTCCGGATGATTTCTCCGAACGTCTGGCTCGTAATCAACAATTGTTATTGAAAGAAGAATCGCATTTTGATAAAGTGATTGACCCGGCTGCAGGTTCTTATTATATTGAAAACCTAACGGTATCCATCGCTAAGCAGGCATGGGAATTATTCCTGTCTGTCGAAGAAAAAGGCGGTTTTTATGCTGCTGTAAAGGCTGGAACTGTTCAGGCTGCCGTAAACGAGAGCAATAAAGCTCGTCATAAAGCAGTGGCACAACGTCGCGAAATACTATTGGGAACCAATCAATTCCCGAACTTCAATGAAAAAGCAGGTGACAAGAGACCGGTTGAGGCGAAATGTTGCTGTGGCGGACACGATACTTGCGAAAAAGATGTCGCAACACTGAATTTTGACCGTGCTGCCAGTGAATTCGAAGCGTTACGTCTTGAAACCGAAGCATCCGGTAAACGTCCGAAAGCATTTATGCTTACTATCGGTAATTTGGCTATGCGCCAGGCTCGTGCCCAGTATTCTTGCAATTTCTTGGCTTGTGCCGGATATGAGGTAGTTGATAATCTCGGTTTCGAAACCGTTGAGGCCGGTGTAGAAGCAGCGATGGCTGCTAAGGCTGATATCGTTGTGATTTGTTCTAGCGATGATGAATATGCACAGTATGCTATTCCTGCATTCAACGCTCTGAACGGCCGTGCTTTGTTTATCGTTGCCGGTAATCCTGAATGTGCTGAAGAGCTGAAAGCAGCCGGTATCGAGAACTTCATCCATGTACGTGTCAACGTGCTTGAAACACTTAAAGAGTTCAACGCTAAATTATTGAAGTAA
- the scpA gene encoding methylmalonyl-CoA mutase: MRKDFKNLDIYAAFQPANGAEWQKANGIEANWKTPEHICVKPVYTKEDLEGMEHLEYAAGLPPYLRGPYSVMYTLRPWTIRQYAGFSTAEESNAFYRRNLASGQKGLSVAFDLATHRGYDPDHERVVGDVGKAGVSICSLENMKVLFDGIPLNKMSVSMTMNGAVLPIMAFYINAGLEQGAKLEEMAGTIQNDILKEFMVRNTYIYPPAFSMKIISDIFEYTSQKMPKFNSISISGYHMQEAGATADIELAYTLADGLEYLRAGTAAGIDIDAFAPRLSFFWAIGTNHFMEIAKMRAARMLWAKIVKQFNPKNPKSLALRTHCQTSGWSLTEQDPFNNVGRTCIEAMAAALGHTQSLHTNALDEAIALPTDFSARIARNTQIYIQEETYVCKNVDPWGGSYYVETLTNELAHSAWEHIQEIEKLGGMAKAIETGIPKMRIEEAAARAQARIDSGSQTIVGVNKYRLEKEAPIDILEIDNTAVRLEQIENLKRLKEGRNQAEVDKALAAITECVKTGKGNLLELAVEAAHVRATLGEISSACEQIVGRYKAIIRTISGVYSSESKGDADFKRACELTEKFAKKEGRQPRIMIAKMGQDGHDRGAKVVATGYADCGFDVDMGPLFQTPAEAAREAVENDVHVVGVSSLAAGHKTLVPQIIEELKKLGREDIVVIAGGVIPAQDYDFLYKAGVAAIFGPGTPVAKAACQILEILMDEE, translated from the coding sequence ATGAGAAAAGATTTTAAAAACTTAGATATCTACGCAGCATTCCAGCCCGCCAACGGAGCTGAATGGCAAAAGGCTAACGGAATCGAAGCTAACTGGAAGACTCCGGAACACATCTGCGTGAAGCCTGTTTATACAAAAGAAGACCTTGAAGGAATGGAGCATTTGGAATATGCTGCCGGACTTCCTCCATATCTGCGTGGTCCGTATTCAGTGATGTATACTCTTCGTCCTTGGACCATCCGTCAGTATGCCGGATTCTCCACTGCAGAGGAATCAAATGCATTCTATCGCCGTAACCTTGCTTCCGGACAGAAAGGTTTGTCAGTGGCATTCGACTTGGCTACTCACCGTGGCTACGACCCAGATCATGAACGTGTAGTTGGTGATGTAGGTAAAGCCGGTGTGTCTATCTGTTCGCTTGAGAATATGAAGGTTTTGTTCGATGGCATTCCTTTGAATAAAATGTCGGTATCCATGACCATGAACGGTGCCGTACTTCCGATTATGGCATTCTATATCAACGCAGGATTGGAGCAAGGTGCCAAACTTGAAGAGATGGCAGGTACTATCCAGAACGATATCTTAAAAGAATTCATGGTGCGTAACACTTACATCTATCCGCCTGCATTCTCAATGAAGATTATTTCCGATATCTTTGAGTATACTTCACAGAAGATGCCGAAGTTCAACTCCATCTCCATTTCCGGTTATCACATGCAGGAAGCAGGTGCTACGGCAGATATCGAGTTGGCATATACGTTGGCTGACGGCTTGGAATATCTTCGTGCCGGAACGGCTGCAGGTATCGATATCGATGCTTTCGCTCCGCGTCTGTCATTCTTCTGGGCTATCGGAACTAATCACTTCATGGAGATTGCCAAAATGCGTGCCGCACGTATGCTTTGGGCTAAGATCGTGAAACAGTTCAATCCGAAGAACCCGAAATCATTGGCATTGCGTACTCACTGCCAGACTTCCGGTTGGTCGCTGACCGAACAAGATCCGTTCAACAATGTAGGACGTACTTGTATCGAAGCTATGGCTGCTGCGCTCGGACATACTCAGTCATTGCATACCAACGCATTGGATGAGGCTATTGCCCTGCCGACTGATTTCTCCGCCCGTATTGCACGTAATACTCAGATTTATATTCAGGAAGAAACTTATGTTTGCAAGAACGTTGACCCATGGGGCGGTTCTTACTACGTGGAAACCCTGACGAATGAATTAGCTCATAGTGCTTGGGAGCATATTCAGGAAATTGAAAAGCTGGGAGGTATGGCAAAGGCTATCGAAACCGGTATTCCAAAGATGCGTATCGAAGAAGCAGCAGCTCGTGCCCAGGCTCGTATTGACTCCGGATCACAGACGATTGTCGGAGTGAACAAATACCGTCTGGAGAAAGAAGCTCCGATCGATATTCTTGAAATCGATAATACTGCTGTTCGTCTGGAACAGATTGAGAACCTGAAACGTTTGAAAGAAGGCCGTAACCAGGCAGAGGTAGACAAGGCGCTGGCTGCCATCACCGAATGTGTGAAGACAGGCAAGGGTAATTTGCTCGAACTGGCTGTAGAAGCAGCCCACGTTCGTGCTACACTGGGTGAAATCTCATCTGCTTGCGAACAAATAGTAGGACGTTATAAAGCAATAATCAGAACGATATCAGGCGTGTATTCATCAGAAAGCAAAGGTGACGCTGACTTCAAGCGTGCCTGCGAACTCACCGAGAAGTTTGCGAAGAAAGAGGGTCGTCAACCCCGTATTATGATTGCCAAGATGGGACAGGACGGTCACGACCGCGGTGCCAAAGTTGTGGCAACCGGTTATGCTGACTGCGGTTTTGATGTGGATATGGGACCGTTGTTCCAGACTCCTGCCGAGGCTGCCCGCGAAGCTGTGGAAAACGACGTTCATGTAGTAGGTGTTTCTTCACTGGCTGCTGGACACAAGACGTTGGTTCCGCAAATCATTGAAGAGTTGAAGAAGTTAGGTCGTGAAGATATTGTAGTTATTGCCGGTGGCGTAATCCCTGCGCAGGACTATGACTTCCTCTATAAAGCTGGTGTGGCTGCCATCTTTGGTCCCGGAACTCCGGTGGCTAAAGCTGCTTGCCAGATTCTTGAAATCCTGATGGACGAAGAATAA